One genomic region from Campylobacter sp. RM16189 encodes:
- the mqnP gene encoding menaquinone biosynthesis prenyltransferase MqnP: MQKFLTTLKDIGELIVFKHSIFALPFIFTAMIVASKQINNSAWFGWKLLILGIICAVSARNFAMAFNRYMDEDIDKLNPRTANRPSVDGRIGRGNLLVFIIANAAIFVIVAWLINDLAFWLSFPILIILGGYSLFKRFSELAHLVLGLSLGLAPIAGAVAISASIPLWSALLCLGVMFWVAGFDLLYSLQDMEFDKQKGLFSIPSIYGEKATMFISALFHLNAILFWLLFAWAANLGLWAFIGVILSAVILFAEHKIVRKDFSKIDRAFFTLNGYLGIMFFIFIWIDL; this comes from the coding sequence ATGCAAAAATTTCTAACGACACTAAAAGATATCGGCGAACTAATCGTATTTAAGCACTCTATTTTTGCGTTGCCGTTTATCTTTACGGCGATGATAGTTGCAAGCAAACAGATAAATAACTCGGCTTGGTTTGGCTGGAAGCTGTTGATTTTAGGCATAATCTGCGCGGTCAGCGCCAGAAATTTTGCAATGGCTTTTAACCGCTATATGGATGAGGATATAGATAAATTAAACCCGCGAACCGCAAATCGTCCAAGCGTTGACGGACGCATAGGCAGGGGGAATTTGCTTGTTTTTATCATCGCAAATGCGGCGATCTTTGTCATAGTTGCTTGGCTTATAAACGATCTTGCATTTTGGCTGTCGTTTCCGATTTTAATCATTCTTGGCGGATATTCGCTCTTTAAGCGCTTTAGCGAACTTGCGCATTTGGTGCTTGGTTTATCGCTTGGTTTAGCTCCGATTGCAGGAGCAGTGGCGATAAGTGCGAGCATACCTTTATGGAGCGCGCTACTGTGTCTTGGGGTAATGTTTTGGGTGGCGGGATTTGACCTGCTTTATTCGCTTCAGGATATGGAATTTGATAAGCAAAAGGGGCTTTTTAGCATACCTTCGATATATGGCGAAAAGGCTACGATGTTTATCTCTGCGCTTTTTCATCTAAATGCGATTTTATTTTGGTTGCTCTTTGCTTGGGCTGCAAATTTGGGACTTTGGGCATTTATCGGAGTTATATTAAGCGCAGTGATTTTATTTGCCGAACACAAAATCGTTCGCAAGGATTTTAGCAAGATAGATAGAGCCTTTTTCACGCTAAACGGCTATCTTGGAATTATGTTTTTTATATTTATATGGATAGATTTATGA